In Oncorhynchus keta strain PuntledgeMale-10-30-2019 chromosome 19, Oket_V2, whole genome shotgun sequence, a single genomic region encodes these proteins:
- the LOC118397816 gene encoding trace amine-associated receptor 13c-like, with protein sequence MDISSHQHLDPKFFCYPESNASCTREIFSEGVQIALYIFFVSGMLVTILGNGVVIISIAHIKQLHTPTNMLIMSLAFADLLLGVTVMPFSTMRAVEGCWYFGDAFCLLHSSFDMFLTSVSIFHLVFIAIDRYEAVCSPLRYSTKITIPIAWLMVFASWAVAALYSYGLLYSKANVRGLDEFIASIYCLGSCNLFLNALWGALDTLIAFFFPCSVMVGLYTKIFLVAKEHLRKIEDSQKNSNEGGRGVVSQRSERKAAKTLGIVVGVFIFCWLPFFVNSIVDPYTNFSTPPILFEVFIWLGYFNSTANPIIYALFYPWFRKCLNLIVTLKIFNRNSSYINVFATT encoded by the coding sequence ATGGATATCTCATCTCATCAACATCTGGATCCAAAGTTTTTCTGTTATCCAGAATCAAATGCCTCCTGCACCAGAGAAATTTTCAGTGAAGGAGTTCAAATtgctttatatattttttttgtttcaGGTATGCTGGTCACTATTCTAGGGAACGGTGTGGTCATTATCTCCATTGCTCACATAAAACAGCTCCACACGCCAACTAACATGCTTATAATGTCTTTGGCATTTGCAGACCTGCTGCTTGGAGTAACTGTGATGCCTTTTAGTACAATGAGGGCTGTGGAGGGCTGCTGGTACTTTGGAGATGCTTTTTGTTTGCTGCATTCTAGTTTTGATATGTTCCTCACATCTGTTTCAATTTTCCACCTGGTATTCATAGCCATAGATCGATATGAGGCTGTGTGCAGTCCACTTCGCTATTCCACCAAGATTACTATACCAATTGCATGGCTCATGGTTTTTGCCAGTTGGGCCGTTGCTGCATTGTACTCCTATGGCCTACTATATTCCAAAGCAAATGTTAGAGGACTGGATGAATTCATTGCATCCATATACTGCCTGGGAAGTTGTAATCTTTTCCTTAATGCTTTGTGGGGCGCCCTAGACACATTGATAGCCTTTTTCTTTCCGTGCTCTGTAATGGTGGGTTTGTATACCAAAATATTTTTGGTGGCAAAAGAACATCTAAGGAAGATTGAAGACAGCCAAAAGAATTCAAATGAGGGAGGTAGAGGTGTGGTGTCTCAACGGTCAGAGCGGAAAGCAGCTAAAACTTTAGGCATTGTGGTGGGTGTTTTCATCTTTTGCTGGCTGCCTTTCTTTGTTAATTCCATAGTTGATCCATACACAAACTTTAGCACACCACCTATTCTCTTTGAAGTGTTTATCTGGCTGGGTTACTTTAATTCTACTGCAAATCCAATCATCTATGCACTGTTTTATCCATGGTTTCGAAAATGTCTTAATCTCATTGTCACATTGAAAATATTCAATAGAAATTCTTCTTATATAAATGTATTTGCTACTACATGA
- the LOC118397876 gene encoding trace amine-associated receptor 1-like, with protein sequence MDFSNTSNLNSTVKSQTLFCYESLSGSCVRFARPLSVQVPMFTSMVLAILVTVIGNLLVITSIAHFKQLQTSVNQLLVSLAVCDLLLGVFVMPCSAVRSVQGCWYLGGFLCKLHTSTDIMLSTSSIFHLSFISIDRYFAVCRPLSYRLIITNNTVLIMITTSWLVPAIFAYGMIFAEINLKGKEDFYETHVKCVGGCQVFFSPVAALVVSSFCFYIPGMILICIYSKIYWVARVQARSIKDLSRQFKEADSGRRERRGANILAIVVGVFLICWSPFSLCLIIDPFIQYSIPPLLGDTLVWFGYLNSAFNPIVYAFFYTWFRRALRIIISGHIFHRGSCRFRLYSE encoded by the coding sequence ATGGACTTCTCAAATACTTCGAACCTCAACAGCACTGTGAAATCACAGACTCTTTTCTGCTACGAGTCTTTGAGTGGATCGTGTGTGAGGTTTGCTCGACCCCTGAGCGTTCAGGTTCCGATGTTCACATCGATGGTGTTGGCCATACTGGTGACTGTTATTGGGAACCTTCTGGTCATCACCTCCATTGCACACTTCAAGCAGCTTCAAACCTCCGTAAACCAACTGCTCGTCTCCTTGGCTGTGTGTGACCTCCTTCTGGGAGTGTTTGTAATGCCGTGCAGTGCTGTGCGCTCTGTCCAGGGCTGTTGGTACCTAGGAGGGTTTCTGTGTAAGCTCCACACCAGCACTGATATTATGCTGAGCACATCCTCCATCTTCCATCTATCCTTCATCTCCATTGATCGTTACTTTGCTGTCTGCAGGCCACTGTCGTACAGACTGATCATCACCAATAACACTGTATTGATCATGATCACCACCAGTTGGCTGGTCCCTGCCATTTTTGCTTATGGAATGATCTTCGCTGAGATCAATCTGAAAGGCAAGGAGGATTTCTATGAAACACATGTCAAGTGCGTTGGAGGCTGTCAGGTGTTCTTTAGTCCAGTGGCAGCTTTAGTAGTATCCTCCTTCTGTTTTTACATCCCAGGCATGATTTTGATTTGTATATATTCCAAGATATATTGGGTTGCCAGGGTTCAGGCCAGGTCCATTAAAGATTTATCTCGTCAGTTTAAAGAGGCAGACTCTGGAcgtagagagagacgaggggcAAATATTCTGGCAATAGTAGTGGGAGTGTTTCTAATCTGCTGGAGTCCCTTTTCCTTGTGCCTCATCATTGACCCTTTCATACAGTACTCCATCCCCCCGCTGTTGGGGGATACCCTGGTTTGGTTTGGATATTTGAACTCTGCTTTTAACCCTATTGTCTATGCTTTCTTTTACACTTGGTTCAGGAGGGCTTTGAGAATCATCATCAGTGGTCACATCTTTCACAGAGGTTCTTGTAGATTTAGATTGTATTCTGAGTAA